From the Nodularia sphaerocarpa UHCC 0038 genome, the window AGCTTATCAGTCAGCAGTGGATAAAGAAAGTATAGCGCGAGCGATCGTTTCCCAATATCTCACAGGGAATCAAATCGAAGTGCTGTTTCACCTCCCCCGCGCCTTGGAACCAGAAACGGCCAATTTGATTTATGACAAAGAAGTTGAACCAATCGCCGAACATCTAGCCGCCGGAAGGGATGTAGTAGTGTTGTGTGAGGGTGATCCGTTTTTTTACGGTTCTTTCATGTATGTTTTCACCCGTTTATCCGAACACTACGAAACCGAAGTTGTACCCGGAGTTTCCTCACTCATGGCTTGTCCCGTAGCCTTGGGTGTACCCTTCACTTATTACAACGATATTATGACCGTTTTACCAGCCCCCATGCCAGCAGAAGAATTGACTACGCACTTACTAGCAACTGATGCGGCGGCGATTATGAAACTAGGTCGCCATTTCACCAAAGTGCGAGATGTTTTACATCAATTAGGGTTGGCATCACGGGCATTGTATATTGAGAGGGCAACAATGACACAGCAGAGAATTGTACCCCTGGATGAAGTTGATCCCGATCAAGTACCCTATTTCTCAATGATTATCATCCCAACCAAAAATCGACTGTAGGTTCAGCTACTCAGATGAATATTTAAGTTAGCGAAATATTATCTGTGTTTATCTGTGTCTATCTGTGGTTTCATTTGAAAAAACATCAACTTTTGCAAAATATCTAATTAAATGATCACAAAGATTGTACCTGCCGTTGTGGTACTGGGTCAAAACAGTGTACCAGTAGCCCGAAAAATCATCAATGTCCTGCCAGGGGCGACATTATACGGTTTGGCAGGACGTACATCTGGTGTTGATGTCACTTTCACGAACTTCGGTGACACAGTGCGCGAGTTGTTCGCAGAGGGAACACCGTTAATTGGTATTTGTGCTGCTGGCATTCTGATTAGAACCATAGCACCAATGCTTTCTGATAAAAAACAGGAACCACCAGTATTAGCTGTAGCTGAAGATGGAAGTGCTGTGGTTCCGCTTTTGGGTGGACTGAATGGCGTGAATGATTTGGCGCGACGCATTGCTGAGGAACTTGATGTTAAACCTGCAATCACTACAACAGGTGATATCCGTTTCCGCACAGCGTTATTATCTCCTCCTCCTGGATATCATTTAGCCAACCCAGATGATGCTAAGAAATTTATCTCAGATTTATTAGCTGGGGCGCAA encodes:
- a CDS encoding precorrin-2 C(20)-methyltransferase, which gives rise to MQIKGRLYGIGVGPGDPELLTLKALRLLQAAPVVAYQSAVDKESIARAIVSQYLTGNQIEVLFHLPRALEPETANLIYDKEVEPIAEHLAAGRDVVVLCEGDPFFYGSFMYVFTRLSEHYETEVVPGVSSLMACPVALGVPFTYYNDIMTVLPAPMPAEELTTHLLATDAAAIMKLGRHFTKVRDVLHQLGLASRALYIERATMTQQRIVPLDEVDPDQVPYFSMIIIPTKNRL